The Desulfuromonas sp. TF nucleotide sequence GTGCTCCTTTATCAATCCCAAGCCCCGGATGAAGGAGCGCGGAAAACGCTGGCCGGAGATGGGGAAATTGGCCAGAGCCCGGGCGGTCTGTGCGCCGTAGAGAGCCTGGGCGGGAATTTCCATCTCTCCCATGGAGTCTTTTTCGATGCGGGTATTCGACATGACATTCCTCTCAAAAGACGATCATGTTGGACTAAAGTATAAACATTCCGAGCTCTTTCGCGGCTGCAACTACTTGAGCATAGCAATTGGAGACCCTGTGTCAACATGAATCCTTAGAAGCCGTTTAGTGAAACTGATTTTATGCATCAATATTTTATTCTCGCTAACTTAACGCGCATGCGCTAGGATGTTGGAATGAGCAGCGCAGCCTTCATGTTGATACTTTTCTCCGCCCTGATGCATGCCTTGTGGAACCTGCTGGTCAAGCGCAGTCACGACAAGACGGTCTTCATCTGGTGGATGTTTCTTCTTTCAGGGGGGCTGTTCAACCTTCTGCTCCTGGTGCTCCCCGGAGCCTTCCCGCAGCCGACGGTCACGCTCCTGCTGCTGGCCGCAGCCGGGGGAACCTGCTTCGTTCTCTACCACCTTTTCACCGGCCGAGCCTATTGCAATGGCGATTTGTCCCTGACCTATCCCCTGGCGCAGACGGCCATACTCTATGTTCCGGTATGGGGAATATGGCTTCTGGGGGAAACCCTCTCATCCCCAGGCATCGCAGGCATTCTGCTGATCCTGACAGGGGCGTACTGTATTCAGCTGCGCCGCCTGACCTCCGACGAAATTCTACGCCCTTTCCGCAATCTGACCGATCCCTCGGTGCAGGCGGCGCTTGCCGCCGGCTTTCTCTACTCCATCGGAGCCGTCATCGACAAAACCGGAATCAGCTCCTATTCGCCCCTCTATTTTACCTACCTTCTGGTGATGGCCATGTTGCTGATCATGTCGCTCAATCTCCTGCGCCCACGCTATCGGGGCCGGATCCTGCAGGAGTGGCGACAGAATCGCACCCTGGTCATTCTTTCAGGCCCCGTCATGCTGGGCTCCTTTCTTTCTTTCCGCTATGCCCTGCAGATGGCGCCCATGA carries:
- a CDS encoding EamA family transporter; this encodes MSSAAFMLILFSALMHALWNLLVKRSHDKTVFIWWMFLLSGGLFNLLLLVLPGAFPQPTVTLLLLAAAGGTCFVLYHLFTGRAYCNGDLSLTYPLAQTAILYVPVWGIWLLGETLSSPGIAGILLILTGAYCIQLRRLTSDEILRPFRNLTDPSVQAALAAGFLYSIGAVIDKTGISSYSPLYFTYLLVMAMLLIMSLNLLRPRYRGRILQEWRQNRTLVILSGPVMLGSFLSFRYALQMAPMSYAVPARQVSLLIGVLIGILFLGEACGRIRVLATSLILAGVLLVRIG